From one Lycium barbarum isolate Lr01 chromosome 6, ASM1917538v2, whole genome shotgun sequence genomic stretch:
- the LOC132600542 gene encoding uncharacterized protein LOC132600542, with protein MRERRFGGDARGPPPRLPERRKDRGYSPRQRPTRNRDYSSPRRVRDGDYSPRRRIRGDKDYSSPRRIRGSPPMRIQERRNSPPRRYQGREYSPVAATIRNRDRDRSPPVRSRNQEYSPPGRNRNREISPPGRTRNWEQQHSPRGRSRHLSPSGQMIGEQRAEYFHELERSRKMGIDGVGDFGELQNARPLNYVGGDRDYGPSQSLRIPDRDRGNTEMLGEHSQRLHEIKEGLGNEDSTSVNYPWSHLLDKPRKGSRDYGISGSRVSSERDNRGRPYSGFADGSISAEADKRMLYSSYESPLPNVGVQPRIPGVGNSGSYPLPSRYLDADHIKDEEIHLQDGFHSHKAAGGGVPASTDPYMEDPLKSTRYSEFNPDYMVSSSHPDALPLVPGVIKDDIASSYSKEVQIRSHGNRLNSGNAIESIGHDGYDKIPGTISSLNPEKQVSGFRNYSESYFDRAGERRETYSYSDIQRGEVGSPNALPSEFYGKRVGSGEAHFQDVPRTNMGLGKYDEFSHRETLIEDKPRGSLFTSQKRSTPDYFESRRAVDPRKPDVDILDYGANRLQYENETHRGYESSRKRELHKYQIDDDLLERSDALYREYDPRFEKREARSRERFISRDLPGPSNLSLREKHRTTNNRGAGIMISSDVRSAHKTHDRGDADEMWISRDIDSVVMSRKPNVPRSKYVKSGRPYKAAATTSSTRNLSVSMSSRISKFNKSGGRDIKKRLGPRSHNLDIEHPLGTKYKPSLKKRLGPRLVKNHAPPPWVKKVNSHKSSRNQDGLDESVAEQGDDKEGIITPAKTEPPENSKDFKQLVQNAFFRFVRHLNETPAKRRKYSEQAGSLKCLVCGRDSEEFVDSESLVRHALTSSKAGLKSQHLGLHKALCALMGWKSADAPNGSWVREKLSNAETVALKEDLIMWPPVVIIHNSSIISSNADERVVVSAEELESKLRDMGFGEKAKVSRGKPANQSILMVKFSATLSGLEEAERLCDIYAHRKHGRAELQRISSDHSGSIDDETKEPLTDPVGKILYGYLGIAEDLDKVDFETKKRSSVRSKKQIKDIAVAP; from the exons ATGAGGGAGAGGAGGTTTGGAGGAGATGCTAGAGGTCCACCACCACGTTTACCGGAAAGGAGAAAGGATCGTGGTTACTCGCCTCGACAGAGGCCGACTAGGAACAGGGATTATTCGTCTCCACGGAGGGTTAGGGATGGGGATTACTCGCCTCGAAGGAGAATAAGGGGGGATAAGGACTACTCGTCTCCTCGGAGGATAAGGGGCTCGCCCCCAATGAGGATTCAAGAGCGGAGGAACTCGCCACCGAGGAGGTACCAGGGTCGTGAATACTCACCCGTGGCAGCAACTATTCGAAACCGGGATCGCGATCGCTCACCACCAGTAAGGAGTCGGAACCAGGAATACTCGCCACCAGGAAGGAACAGGAACAGAGAGATTTCGCCACCGGGAAGGACTAGGAACTGGGAGCAGCAGCACTCACCACGTGGACGGAGTAGGCACCTGTCACCAAGTGGCCAGATGATTGGTGAACAGCGGGCTGAGTACTTTCACGAGCTTGAGAGGTCGAGAAAGATGGGAATTGATGGTGTTGGAGACTTTGGAGAGTTGCAGAATGCCCGACCCTTGAATTATGTTGGTGGAGATAGAGACTACGGGCCATCTCAGAGCTTGAGAATCCCTGATCGTGATAGAGGAAACACTGAGATGCTTGGTGAACATTCACAGAGGTTGCATGAGATAAAAGAGGGCTTAGGGAATGAGGACTCAACTTCTGTAAACTACCCATGGAGTCATTTGTTAGATAAGCCCAGAAAGGGCTCCAGAGACTATGGAATTAGTGGTAGTAGAGTAAGCAGCGAGAGAGACAACCGTGGAAGGCCCTATTCGGGTTTTGCGGATGGTAGCATATCGGCAGAAGCTGATAAGAGGATGTTGTACTCTTCATATGAGTCTCCTTTGCCTAATGTTGGTGTACAGCCAAGAATCCCTGGCGTTGGAAATAGTGGCAGCTACCCATTGCCATCACGTTATTTGGATGCTGATCACATCAAAGATGAGGAAATCCATTTACAAGATGGGTTCCATTCCCATAAAGCAGCAGGAGGAGGAGTGCCAGCATCAACGGACCCATACATGGAGGACCCCTTGAAGTCCACGCGATATTCAGAATTCAATCCTGATTACATGGTATCATCGTCTCACCCTGACGCATTGCCCTTGGTACCTGGAGTTATTAAGGATGATATTGCCAGTTCATATAGTAAAGAGGTCCAAATTCGATCTCATGGAAATAGACTGAATAGTGGAAACGCTATTGAGTCTATTGGCCATGACGGATATGATAAAATTCCCGGGACCATATCTTCTCTGAACCCTGAAAAGCAAGTAAGCGGATTCAGGAACTACTCGGAGTCATACTTTGATCGAGCAGGGGAAAGGCGTGAAACATACAGTTATTCTGACATTCAAAGAGGTGAAGTTGGTAGTCCCAATGCCCTGCCTAGTGAATTCTATGGGAAGAGGGTGGGTTCAGGAGAAGCGCATTTTCAAGATGTTCCAAGAACTAACATGGGATTGGGCAAATATGATGAATTTTCTCATCGGGAGACTTTAATTGAAGATAAGCCACGGGGATCTCTTTTTACTTCTCAAAAGCGGTCAACACCAGATTATTTTGAGTCACGCAGAGCAGTAGACCCAAGAAAGCCAGATGTGGACATATTGGATTATGGGGCTAATCGCCTTCAGTATGAAAATGAAACACATCGAGGCTATGAAAGCTCCCGTAAAAGAGAGCTTCATAAGTATCAGATAGATGATGATCTTCTAGAAAGATCTGATGCCTTGTATAGAGAATATGACCCCCGTTTTGAGAAGAGAGAGGCACGTTCTCGTGAAAGATTTATTTCAAGGGACTTGCCTGGACCATCTAATCTCTCTCTTAGAGAAAAACATCGCACAACGAACAATCGTGGTGCTGGAATTATGATTTCAAGTGATGTAAGGAGTGCACACAAAACCCATGACCGTGGAGATGCTGATGAAATGTGGATTAGTAGGGATATAGATTCTGTAGTTATGTCTAGAAAGCCAAATGTTCCCCGCTCCAAATATGTGAAGAGTGGTAGGCCATACAAAGCTGCTGCCACCACTAGTTCCACAAGAAACCTTTCAGTGTCCATGTCGAGTCGTATAAGCAAATTTAATAAATCTGGTGGAAGAGATATAAAGAAGCGGTTGGGGCCTCGTTCCCACAATCTTGATATTGAACACCCACTAGGAACAAAATATAAACCTTCACTGAAGAAGCGTTTGGGACCCCGTTTGGTGAAGAATCATGCTCCTCCACCATGGGTGAAAAAGGTCAATTCTCACAAGTCCTCTAGAAATCAAGATGGTTTAGATGAAAGTGTTGCTGAACAAGGTGATGACAAAGAAGGTATTATTACTCCAGCAAAAACTGAACCTCCAGAGAACTCTAAGGATTTTAAGCAGCTGGTCCAAAATGCCTTCTTCAGGTTCGTGAGGCACTTGAATGAGACTCCAGCTAAAAGAAGAAAATACAGTGAGCAAGCTGGTAGTTTAAAGTGCCTCGTGTGTGGCAG AGATTCGGAAGAGTTTGTAGACTCTGAAAGCCTCGTGCGTCATGCTTTAACATCCTCTAAGGCTGGTCTCAAATCACAGCACTTGGGTCTTCACAAAGCTTTATGTGCTTTGATGGGATGGAAGAGTGCAGATGCTCCTAACGGTAGTTGGGTTCGTGAAAAGCTATCGAATGCTGAAACTGTGGCTTTGAAGGAAGATCTAATTATGTGGCCTCCAGTTGTTATAATCCATAACAGTTCCATAATTAGCAGCAACGCGGATGAGCGTGTGGTTGTATCAGCTGAAGAGCTTGAGTCTAAGCTGAGAG ATATGGGCTTCGGGGAGAAGGCCAAGGTCTCTCGTGGTAAGCCTGCAAATCAGAGTATCCTTATGGTGAAGTTTAGTGCTACTCTCTCAGGTTTGGAAGAAGCAGAAAGACTCTGTGATATA